One genomic region from Alteromonas pelagimontana encodes:
- the lexA gene encoding transcriptional repressor LexA, translated as MRPLTPRQTEVLELIKTTMLDTGMPPTRAEIARQLGFKSANAAEEHLKALARKGVIEILPGTSRGIKLTIPLEADNDEEEGLPLIGRVAAGEPILAQQHIEAHYKVDPALFHPQADFLLRVSGMSMKDIGILDGDLLAVHRTNDVHNGQVVVARVDEDVTVKRLEKRGREVLLHAENEEFSPIKVDLASQPFSIEGIAVGVIRNADWM; from the coding sequence ATGCGTCCACTAACCCCAAGACAAACGGAAGTTCTCGAACTTATTAAAACTACCATGTTGGATACTGGCATGCCGCCCACACGCGCCGAAATTGCCCGCCAGCTGGGTTTTAAGTCGGCAAACGCGGCAGAAGAACATTTAAAAGCCCTGGCAAGAAAAGGGGTAATTGAAATCTTACCTGGCACTTCCAGAGGTATTAAACTCACCATTCCTTTGGAAGCAGATAATGATGAAGAGGAAGGGTTACCACTGATTGGACGCGTGGCTGCCGGTGAGCCAATTTTGGCCCAGCAACATATTGAAGCGCATTATAAAGTTGATCCCGCATTGTTTCACCCTCAAGCAGATTTTCTGTTACGTGTAAGCGGTATGAGTATGAAAGATATTGGTATTTTAGATGGTGATTTACTCGCTGTGCACCGTACTAATGATGTTCATAATGGTCAGGTTGTGGTGGCTCGGGTGGATGAAGATGTCACAGTTAAAAGACTTGAGAAGCGCGGTCGCGAAGTGCTGCTTCATGCCGAGAATGAAGAGTTCTCACCTATTAAGGTAGATTTGGCCTCGCAGCCATTTTCTATCGAAGGAATAGCAGTAGGTGTAATCCGCAATGCGGATTGGATGTAA
- the ctaD gene encoding cytochrome c oxidase subunit I has product MSKATEIVGASGPVEQHHDEHHDHHIPKGITRWLFTTNHKDIGTLYLWFAFIMFLTGGAMAMIIRAELFQPGLQIVEPNFFNQMTTVHGLIMVFGAVMPAFTGLANWLVPMMIGAPDMALPRMNNWSFWILPFAFAILLSSLFMEGGGPAFGWTFYAPLSTTYSSDSTGLFVFSVHIMGISSIMGAINVIVTIFNMRAPGMTWMKMPLFVWTWLITAFLLIAVMPVLAGAVTMVLTDKFFGTSFFNAAGGGDPVMFQHIFWFFGHPEVYIMILPAFGIISQIVPTFARKPLFGYASMVYATASIALLSFLVWAHHMFTTGMPLFAEMFVMFATMLISVPTGVKVFNWVATMWRGSLTFEVPMLFALAFIILFTIGGLSGLMLAITPVDFQYHDTYFVVAHFHYVLVTGAIFSIMAAVYYWLPKWTGRMFDITLAKWHFWCSLVSVNLLFFPMHFVGLAGMPRRIPDYSLQFANYNQWISIGGFAFGLSQLIFLTLLIKACRKEGEPVSDQVWEGAEGLEWEIPSPAPYHTFETPPVVK; this is encoded by the coding sequence ATGAGTAAAGCAACAGAAATTGTCGGAGCGAGCGGCCCGGTAGAACAGCACCACGATGAGCATCATGATCATCATATTCCCAAAGGAATCACCCGCTGGTTATTTACTACCAACCATAAAGATATCGGCACGCTCTATTTATGGTTTGCGTTCATTATGTTTCTTACTGGTGGCGCAATGGCAATGATAATTCGCGCTGAATTATTTCAACCTGGATTGCAGATTGTAGAGCCCAACTTCTTCAATCAAATGACAACCGTACACGGTTTAATAATGGTATTTGGTGCTGTAATGCCTGCGTTTACTGGTCTTGCCAATTGGCTGGTGCCAATGATGATTGGAGCGCCTGATATGGCGCTTCCCCGCATGAATAACTGGAGCTTCTGGATTCTGCCTTTTGCCTTTGCAATTTTGCTGTCTTCGTTATTTATGGAAGGCGGTGGGCCGGCCTTTGGCTGGACATTTTACGCGCCACTTTCCACCACCTATAGCAGTGACAGCACCGGCTTATTTGTGTTTTCTGTCCATATTATGGGGATCTCTTCCATCATGGGGGCAATCAACGTCATTGTCACAATTTTTAATATGCGCGCCCCAGGAATGACATGGATGAAAATGCCTCTGTTTGTCTGGACGTGGTTAATTACCGCCTTCTTGCTTATTGCTGTTATGCCCGTTTTGGCTGGTGCAGTAACAATGGTTTTGACAGATAAGTTTTTCGGTACCAGCTTCTTTAATGCCGCTGGTGGTGGCGATCCGGTAATGTTCCAGCACATTTTCTGGTTCTTTGGTCATCCCGAAGTGTACATCATGATTTTACCAGCATTTGGCATTATCTCTCAGATTGTTCCCACTTTTGCTCGCAAACCTCTATTTGGCTACGCTTCAATGGTGTATGCCACCGCTTCCATCGCCTTATTATCATTTTTGGTGTGGGCGCATCATATGTTTACTACAGGAATGCCGCTATTCGCCGAGATGTTTGTCATGTTCGCTACTATGCTCATTTCTGTGCCGACGGGGGTTAAAGTTTTTAACTGGGTGGCGACAATGTGGCGAGGCTCCCTGACTTTTGAAGTGCCTATGCTGTTTGCTTTGGCGTTTATTATTCTGTTTACCATTGGCGGGCTATCAGGGTTAATGCTGGCCATTACACCGGTAGACTTCCAGTACCACGATACCTACTTCGTTGTCGCCCATTTTCATTACGTGCTGGTAACAGGAGCTATTTTTTCCATAATGGCCGCTGTGTACTACTGGCTACCTAAATGGACCGGAAGGATGTTTGATATCACGCTGGCGAAATGGCATTTCTGGTGCTCACTGGTGTCGGTCAATCTCTTGTTCTTTCCGATGCATTTTGTAGGATTGGCTGGAATGCCCCGTCGTATTCCCGATTATTCGCTCCAGTTCGCCAACTACAACCAGTGGATCAGTATCGGTGGCTTTGCTTTTGGTTTATCGCAGTTGATTTTTCTAACGTTGCTGATTAAAGCGTGCCGTAAAGAAGGTGAACCTGTATCTGACCAGGTTTGGGAAGGTGCAGAAGGGCTTGAATGGGAAATCCCCTCACCGGCGCCTTATCATACCTTTGAAACGCCACCAGTGGTGAAGTAG
- a CDS encoding SCO family protein codes for MNQRAVAGIAAAVALVIGIIGAIYIAPPNVTDPSDTEYLQRYPEPRRLSDFTLTDHKGQPFTSANLKGKWTLAFMGYTYCPDICPTTLANLNQIYPELAAIKSDSPVQVLFISVDPKRDSSERLGEYIGFFSPDFIAATGNHDQLFPLVRSMGMMYAIAESTENSDYLVDHSASIVLIDPTAKVIGRFKPVLEPGKMAVSDAQQILADMPKIMKTG; via the coding sequence ATGAATCAAAGAGCCGTTGCTGGAATCGCCGCTGCCGTTGCCCTTGTCATCGGCATTATCGGAGCAATTTATATTGCTCCACCTAATGTAACTGATCCCTCAGATACAGAGTACTTGCAGCGCTACCCTGAGCCGCGCAGGTTATCGGACTTTACCCTGACAGATCATAAAGGCCAGCCCTTTACCTCAGCCAATCTAAAAGGAAAATGGACGCTCGCTTTTATGGGCTACACCTATTGCCCGGATATTTGTCCTACCACGTTGGCAAATCTTAATCAGATTTATCCAGAACTGGCGGCAATAAAAAGCGATTCACCTGTTCAGGTATTATTTATTTCTGTGGATCCTAAGCGGGATTCTTCAGAGCGACTGGGGGAATATATAGGCTTTTTCAGTCCCGACTTTATCGCCGCTACCGGCAATCACGATCAGCTATTTCCGCTGGTAAGAAGCATGGGAATGATGTACGCCATTGCTGAGAGCACTGAAAACTCTGATTATCTGGTTGATCATAGCGCATCCATCGTACTCATTGATCCAACGGCTAAAGTCATTGGACGCTTCAAGCCAGTTTTAGAGCCAGGCAAGATGGCTGTCAGTGACGCACAGCAGATTCTTGCTGATATGCCCAAAATAATGAAAACTGGCTGA
- a CDS encoding DUF2909 domain-containing protein, protein MIIKIILVGLLIYMVINLFLAMRVMMQNNPDGKPMSKYIGRRVLTSAIIVSIILIAIATGLITPNPTPH, encoded by the coding sequence ATGATTATTAAAATTATCCTGGTTGGTTTGCTGATCTACATGGTGATCAACCTTTTCTTGGCGATGCGCGTGATGATGCAAAACAATCCCGATGGCAAACCTATGAGTAAATACATTGGTCGCAGGGTTCTGACCTCTGCCATCATTGTCTCTATTATTCTTATTGCCATAGCCACGGGTCTGATTACTCCCAATCCCACTCCACATTAG
- a CDS encoding COX15/CtaA family protein, with the protein MKKLVLFSIFLAMVVIVLGAYTRLTDAGLGCPDWPGCYGQMLVPEHNATVAAANAAFPHRPVESHKAWNEMIHRYFAGTLGLCILAICIMAILKRGQGLPLKHPLFLLALVGFQAILGMWTVTLNLLPVVVMGHLLGGFAVLSGLFLLYLRLDKRIFQQQHYNFSDSSVKRLAKLSAIGVVILIAQIALGGWTSANYAALACTNLPICEGNWWTQIELKGAYSVPYAENYEFGVHSYNERMTMHILHRAGALITFGYLLWLGIRLYRSNTYQILKAAGIVLIIALAAQVGLGVSNVVLSLPVFIAVAHNAVAACLLLVMVWITYHLSRPKGGLRG; encoded by the coding sequence ATGAAAAAGCTGGTTTTATTTAGTATTTTTCTGGCAATGGTGGTCATTGTGCTGGGCGCCTATACTCGCTTGACTGATGCGGGTCTGGGATGCCCTGACTGGCCCGGGTGCTATGGTCAGATGCTGGTGCCGGAGCACAACGCAACAGTGGCTGCTGCAAATGCTGCATTTCCACACCGGCCGGTGGAATCTCACAAAGCCTGGAACGAAATGATTCACCGCTATTTCGCAGGCACATTAGGATTATGTATTTTAGCTATTTGCATTATGGCTATATTGAAACGCGGGCAGGGGCTACCGCTGAAGCACCCATTATTTTTGCTGGCTCTGGTGGGGTTTCAGGCGATATTAGGCATGTGGACAGTGACTTTGAATTTGCTGCCGGTGGTAGTAATGGGCCACCTGCTGGGCGGTTTCGCCGTTCTCTCCGGCTTGTTCTTACTATATTTGCGATTAGATAAGCGTATTTTTCAGCAACAGCACTATAACTTTAGCGATTCTAGCGTTAAAAGGTTAGCAAAGCTTTCAGCGATTGGTGTAGTCATTCTCATTGCGCAAATTGCTCTGGGGGGCTGGACATCGGCTAATTACGCTGCCTTAGCCTGCACCAATCTGCCTATTTGCGAAGGTAACTGGTGGACGCAAATCGAACTTAAAGGTGCTTACAGCGTACCTTATGCAGAAAATTACGAATTTGGTGTTCATAGCTATAATGAGCGCATGACCATGCATATTTTGCATCGGGCTGGCGCCTTAATTACTTTTGGCTACTTGCTGTGGCTTGGTATTCGTCTTTACCGCAGCAATACTTATCAAATTTTAAAAGCGGCTGGCATAGTATTAATTATCGCTCTTGCTGCGCAGGTCGGTCTTGGCGTTAGCAATGTTGTGTTAAGCCTGCCCGTGTTTATAGCCGTTGCACACAATGCTGTGGCAGCCTGTCTATTATTGGTGATGGTCTGGATCACCTATCATTTGTCCCGGCCCAAGGGAGGTCTTCGTGGCTAA
- a CDS encoding cytochrome c oxidase subunit 3, which yields MQQEYQKYYVPAQSPWPIVGAVALFLIAIGAGNLVIEVSHGEDGYGKYLLMAGIVALLVMLVGWFKNQIDESMSGLYSDQLGRSYRQGMSWFIFSEIMFFGAFFGALFYARVVSVPWLGGASNNAMTNEVLWPAFEAAWPLLTTPAGTETQQMGAAGLPAINTVILLLSSVTLHFAHVGLEKNKRKQLAVLLGITILLGSTFLALQVEEYVHAYQELGLTLQSGVYGNTFFMLTGFHGMHVTLGTIILIVLFFRVLKGHFTAHNHFAFQAGSWYWHFVDVVWVMLYMFVYVL from the coding sequence ATGCAGCAAGAATATCAAAAATACTACGTGCCGGCGCAGAGTCCGTGGCCGATAGTGGGCGCAGTGGCATTGTTTCTTATTGCGATTGGCGCCGGGAACCTGGTAATTGAAGTTTCCCACGGTGAAGATGGATACGGCAAATACCTGCTGATGGCAGGAATTGTAGCGTTGCTGGTAATGCTTGTGGGATGGTTTAAGAACCAGATTGACGAATCGATGAGCGGGCTTTACAGCGATCAGCTCGGACGCTCTTATAGACAAGGAATGAGCTGGTTTATATTTTCCGAAATTATGTTTTTTGGCGCTTTTTTTGGCGCGCTTTTTTATGCCCGGGTTGTCTCTGTTCCCTGGCTTGGTGGCGCGTCAAACAACGCGATGACAAACGAAGTGCTGTGGCCTGCGTTTGAAGCAGCGTGGCCTTTACTAACTACGCCAGCAGGAACTGAAACCCAGCAAATGGGCGCGGCTGGCTTACCCGCCATTAATACAGTTATTCTTCTACTGTCTTCGGTAACACTTCACTTTGCCCACGTCGGACTTGAAAAAAATAAACGCAAACAACTGGCAGTTTTATTGGGAATTACCATTTTGCTCGGCAGCACCTTTCTGGCGCTGCAAGTAGAAGAATATGTGCACGCTTATCAAGAATTGGGGCTGACGCTGCAGTCGGGCGTGTACGGCAACACCTTTTTTATGTTAACCGGTTTTCACGGCATGCACGTGACGTTAGGCACCATCATTCTCATTGTACTGTTTTTCCGGGTTCTCAAAGGGCATTTTACCGCCCACAACCATTTTGCTTTTCAGGCTGGTAGCTGGTACTGGCACTTTGTTGATGTTGTATGGGTGATGCTTTACATGTTTGTGTATGTGCTATAA
- a CDS encoding YceI family protein produces MLRKNAKLGTILAMGLFCAGANAAPETYKIDPGHTSVIASWSHFGFSHPTAAFNGAEGTITFDADSPEDAKISVSMDVETVDSFVEKLNEEFLGKDYFDVESHPKATFKSTKVVAKGGDKYDVHGDLTIKGITKPVVMHATLNKQGKHPMNQKPTVGFDAEAEIMRSEFGLGKYVPNVGDKVKLRITTEAQQ; encoded by the coding sequence ATGTTAAGAAAGAATGCAAAATTAGGTACAATTTTGGCGATGGGATTATTCTGTGCGGGTGCTAATGCAGCCCCTGAGACCTATAAAATTGATCCTGGTCATACAAGCGTTATCGCCTCGTGGAGTCACTTTGGCTTTTCTCATCCTACCGCTGCGTTTAATGGCGCAGAAGGTACGATTACTTTTGATGCTGACTCGCCTGAAGATGCAAAAATTTCGGTTAGCATGGACGTTGAAACTGTAGATAGTTTTGTGGAAAAGCTTAACGAAGAGTTTTTAGGTAAAGATTATTTTGATGTTGAGAGCCATCCTAAAGCTACCTTTAAAAGCACGAAAGTGGTTGCCAAAGGAGGCGACAAGTATGACGTCCACGGAGACTTAACAATAAAAGGTATTACCAAACCTGTGGTAATGCACGCCACGTTAAATAAGCAGGGTAAACACCCAATGAATCAAAAGCCTACTGTTGGTTTTGATGCTGAAGCAGAAATTATGCGTTCAGAATTTGGATTAGGAAAATATGTACCTAACGTAGGTGATAAAGTTAAATTGCGTATTACTACCGAAGCGCAACAGTAA
- the coxB gene encoding cytochrome c oxidase subunit II, with translation MVIGTLVTTILAGPVRAEEDKVHGAALNLREGVTDISGQVYDLHMLMFSICVGIAVLVFGAMFVSMYLHRKSRGAKPAHFHENVRVEIAWTIVPFIILILMAIPAARTLIAMEDTSEPDLTILVTGSQWKWHYKYMDSDVEYYSLLATQQEQIKNRFAKGENYLLEVDRPLVVPTGQKIRFLITSDDVIHSWWVPDFAVKKDANPGFINEAWTNINEPGVYRGQCAELCGKDHGFMPIVVIAKTPTEFQSWIGEQEERQRKAKEEEQRLLAMNMSMEELMEVGEKIYNSTCAACHMPNGEGLPGVFPALKGSPLVLEDMEGHINVVYNGRAGTAMQAFGKMLSLKEIAAVVTYERNAWGNATGDIVQPKDVNVTAKGQ, from the coding sequence ATGGTTATAGGAACGCTAGTAACAACGATTTTGGCGGGGCCTGTTCGTGCAGAAGAAGACAAGGTTCACGGTGCTGCACTGAATCTGCGTGAAGGTGTGACAGACATTAGCGGCCAGGTTTACGACTTGCACATGTTGATGTTTTCTATTTGCGTGGGCATCGCCGTGCTGGTTTTTGGTGCCATGTTTGTCTCCATGTATCTGCACAGAAAATCTCGCGGCGCTAAGCCAGCGCACTTTCACGAAAACGTAAGAGTGGAGATAGCCTGGACTATTGTGCCGTTTATTATTCTTATTCTTATGGCTATTCCTGCGGCGCGCACTCTCATAGCAATGGAAGATACTTCTGAACCGGATTTGACAATTCTAGTCACAGGCTCACAGTGGAAGTGGCACTACAAGTACATGGACAGCGACGTTGAATATTATTCTCTACTAGCCACTCAGCAAGAACAAATTAAGAACCGCTTTGCCAAGGGCGAAAATTATCTGCTTGAGGTAGACCGCCCTCTGGTGGTTCCCACCGGCCAGAAGATACGCTTTCTCATTACCTCTGACGATGTCATTCATTCATGGTGGGTGCCAGATTTTGCCGTTAAGAAAGATGCAAACCCTGGATTTATTAATGAAGCCTGGACCAATATTAATGAGCCTGGCGTGTATCGCGGGCAGTGCGCCGAACTGTGCGGAAAAGACCACGGCTTCATGCCCATAGTGGTAATTGCAAAAACACCAACGGAATTTCAAAGCTGGATTGGTGAGCAGGAAGAAAGGCAGCGGAAAGCCAAAGAAGAAGAGCAGCGTTTACTCGCGATGAATATGAGCATGGAAGAACTCATGGAAGTAGGAGAAAAAATTTATAACTCGACCTGCGCCGCCTGCCACATGCCTAATGGCGAGGGACTTCCGGGGGTATTTCCTGCGCTTAAAGGTAGTCCGCTTGTTCTGGAAGACATGGAGGGACACATTAATGTTGTATACAACGGACGGGCCGGCACGGCTATGCAGGCGTTTGGCAAAATGTTGTCGTTAAAAGAGATTGCTGCGGTGGTGACTTATGAGCGTAACGCCTGGGGCAATGCCACCGGCGATATTGTGCAACCGAAAGATGTCAATGTTACCGCTAAAGGGCAATAG
- the cyoE gene encoding heme o synthase, translated as MAKLVSFIASSSSVSSRARASWRDYYEMTKPKVLMLLLLTALVGMCLASPGWVDWRVLTIGLVGIGMLASSAAVINHVVDHRIDSQMARTFNRPVAKGKVTIPNALYFALTLGVVGFLLLALYINMLTAMLTLAGLVGYAVVYTMFLKRATPQNIVIGGLAGAAPPLLGWTAVTGEIHAHALLLVLIIFTWTPPHFWALAIHREKDYAKAKVPMLPVTHGVEFTKTSVLGYTVLLCLVCLLPYLVAMTGIIYLVGSSVLNAGFMYYAWKLKFAADCDTAMQTFKFSILHLMVLFVVLLVDHYVPLSL; from the coding sequence GTGGCTAAACTGGTATCTTTTATAGCCTCATCTTCATCCGTATCTTCACGCGCGCGTGCGTCGTGGCGCGATTATTACGAAATGACCAAACCAAAAGTATTAATGCTACTGCTGCTGACTGCACTGGTCGGTATGTGTTTAGCCTCTCCAGGTTGGGTAGATTGGCGGGTATTAACTATCGGACTGGTGGGAATAGGCATGTTGGCTTCATCCGCAGCAGTCATTAATCATGTAGTTGATCACCGTATTGACAGCCAAATGGCGCGAACATTTAACCGGCCAGTAGCAAAGGGAAAAGTAACGATTCCCAATGCACTTTATTTTGCATTGACGTTAGGAGTCGTTGGCTTCCTGCTGCTAGCGTTGTACATCAATATGCTTACCGCCATGCTTACATTGGCTGGTTTGGTCGGCTATGCAGTGGTTTATACAATGTTTCTAAAGCGCGCTACACCGCAGAATATCGTTATAGGCGGGCTGGCTGGAGCTGCACCTCCCCTGTTAGGCTGGACTGCGGTGACCGGTGAGATTCATGCTCATGCTCTGCTGCTGGTACTCATTATATTTACCTGGACGCCGCCGCATTTCTGGGCGCTGGCGATACACCGGGAAAAGGATTACGCAAAAGCCAAAGTGCCTATGTTGCCTGTCACTCACGGCGTCGAATTTACTAAAACGTCGGTGCTGGGGTATACAGTGCTACTTTGTCTGGTCTGCCTGCTGCCTTATCTTGTAGCTATGACAGGCATCATTTATTTAGTGGGCTCATCCGTGCTTAACGCCGGATTTATGTATTACGCCTGGAAGCTTAAATTTGCTGCAGACTGCGATACTGCAATGCAAACTTTCAAATTCTCAATTCTTCACCTCATGGTCCTCTTTGTGGTATTACTGGTTGACCATTACGTACCGTTAAGTTTATGA
- a CDS encoding GNAT family N-acetyltransferase has protein sequence MAIGIRPAKAQDVASAVPLLLGAGNELLISIFGAGDAERAEQYLTFAWERGSGQYGFRNHWVACIGKEIVGLVTCWHDNLATNFDQDTLRSITDYFGLDNAMNIVMQSEHISAALQPPTARELAIGHLCVATKARRRGVATALIQYMESEAQRRKKPSLVLDVEQVNTSAIQFYLGNGFIRYQVVPPFIRMTKALIPL, from the coding sequence GTGGCTATAGGTATTCGTCCTGCGAAAGCTCAAGACGTTGCCAGTGCAGTGCCATTATTGCTCGGCGCAGGAAATGAATTACTGATCTCCATTTTCGGAGCAGGTGACGCTGAGCGAGCGGAACAGTACCTCACATTTGCCTGGGAGCGCGGAAGCGGGCAATACGGCTTTCGAAACCATTGGGTGGCGTGTATCGGCAAGGAGATAGTAGGCCTGGTTACCTGCTGGCACGATAATCTGGCGACTAATTTTGACCAGGATACATTGCGCTCCATAACCGATTATTTTGGATTGGATAACGCAATGAATATTGTAATGCAGAGTGAGCACATCAGCGCTGCACTACAACCTCCCACAGCAAGGGAACTGGCTATTGGACATCTTTGCGTTGCAACAAAAGCACGCAGACGCGGTGTGGCTACCGCGCTTATTCAATACATGGAATCGGAAGCACAAAGGCGGAAAAAGCCTTCGCTGGTGCTTGATGTAGAGCAGGTAAACACCAGCGCCATCCAGTTTTACTTAGGTAACGGTTTTATCCGTTATCAGGTTGTACCGCCGTTTATCCGAATGACGAAAGCGTTGATACCGCTTTAG
- a CDS encoding SURF1 family protein, with translation MMTQTGSTRPLFAISIAAVAVIGMVALGLWQLERMRQKEERLTSIAQKQQNGTVALAALDPVSEDIRDYSVTFQGVPHPEMTMLLDNQIEKSQVGFDVIVPVQTAQGWLLVNWGWVAANKSRMTLPTTQIEANANNFSGIIMVPENNPLVRETAAPNATFPAVIQQLDLNFIGELTGQTLLPFVIQLNAPASASFVRTWAPVVMPPEKHFAYAIQWFALAIAAASVTYFVVFARNKKV, from the coding sequence ATGATGACGCAGACAGGAAGTACCAGACCTCTCTTTGCTATCAGTATAGCGGCCGTAGCGGTTATTGGCATGGTTGCTCTGGGGTTATGGCAACTGGAGCGGATGCGTCAGAAGGAAGAACGTTTAACGAGCATAGCGCAAAAGCAGCAAAACGGCACGGTGGCGTTGGCTGCGCTTGATCCCGTCAGTGAAGATATTCGAGATTACAGCGTGACGTTTCAGGGGGTTCCACATCCTGAAATGACGATGTTGCTGGATAATCAGATTGAAAAAAGCCAGGTGGGATTCGATGTAATTGTTCCGGTTCAAACCGCGCAAGGATGGTTGTTGGTAAATTGGGGTTGGGTGGCTGCTAATAAAAGCAGAATGACCTTACCCACTACTCAGATTGAGGCCAATGCTAATAATTTCAGCGGAATAATCATGGTGCCGGAAAATAATCCTTTAGTACGTGAAACTGCGGCCCCCAATGCGACTTTTCCGGCAGTCATTCAGCAACTGGATTTAAATTTTATTGGTGAGCTTACCGGCCAAACGTTGCTACCTTTTGTGATTCAGCTCAATGCCCCGGCTTCTGCATCTTTTGTTCGAACGTGGGCGCCTGTCGTTATGCCGCCTGAAAAGCATTTTGCTTATGCCATCCAATGGTTCGCTTTAGCAATTGCAGCGGCCAGTGTCACTTATTTTGTCGTTTTTGCAAGGAACAAAAAAGTATGA
- a CDS encoding cytochrome c oxidase assembly protein, translating to MEAQNQQNKKLVIRLVFIVIGMFGFGFALVPLYDVFCDLTGINGKTANTAAAYQAGSIDTSRTVTVEFITRTNTGMPWEFRAETKRIKVHPGELNTVSFYVHNPLGKQIIAQAIPSVSPGQAALFLNKTECFCFNQQPLGGGEEAHMPMSFFVDTQLPEDIHYFTVQYTLYDVTANAADLAKTANPFLN from the coding sequence ATGGAAGCACAAAACCAGCAAAACAAGAAGCTCGTTATCCGCTTGGTGTTCATCGTTATCGGCATGTTTGGTTTTGGTTTTGCGTTAGTGCCTCTTTATGATGTTTTCTGTGATCTTACGGGCATCAATGGAAAAACGGCTAATACCGCCGCGGCGTATCAGGCCGGCAGCATCGATACATCCCGGACTGTTACTGTTGAGTTTATTACTCGCACCAATACAGGAATGCCCTGGGAATTTCGTGCTGAAACGAAACGCATTAAAGTACATCCCGGAGAGTTGAACACGGTATCTTTCTATGTGCATAACCCGCTGGGTAAACAAATAATTGCACAGGCGATTCCGTCTGTCTCGCCAGGGCAGGCGGCGTTATTTTTAAATAAAACCGAATGCTTTTGTTTTAATCAGCAACCTCTTGGTGGCGGGGAAGAAGCGCATATGCCTATGTCTTTCTTTGTCGATACGCAGCTACCTGAAGATATTCATTATTTCACTGTGCAATATACGTTATATGACGTCACGGCCAATGCCGCTGACTTGGCTAAAACGGCAAATCCCTTTTTGAACTAG